In Salinibacterium sp. NK8237, the following proteins share a genomic window:
- a CDS encoding TetR/AcrR family transcriptional regulator yields the protein MSQTKPMTAAGHRILDAAEDLFYSRGITAVGVDLIAEHSGVTKRTLYNQFGSKDQLVVAYLEEREQRWQLLVRETIAAATAPVEAVLAPLEALRTWNQSNPRGCAFINALAELPDPAHPAHLIATQQKQWLLDVFTELATAAGCTAPAALATQLLVLHEGALVTQQLPLDTLSVSLELARTLVRDAATSTES from the coding sequence ATGTCGCAGACAAAACCGATGACGGCCGCCGGGCACCGCATCTTGGACGCCGCCGAAGACCTGTTTTATAGTCGCGGCATCACTGCGGTCGGTGTCGATCTCATCGCCGAACACTCGGGCGTGACCAAGCGCACCCTCTACAACCAGTTCGGCTCAAAAGACCAGCTCGTTGTCGCGTACCTCGAGGAGCGCGAACAGCGCTGGCAGTTGCTGGTTCGCGAAACTATCGCCGCTGCGACCGCACCGGTCGAGGCAGTGCTCGCCCCACTCGAAGCCCTGCGCACCTGGAACCAGAGCAACCCTCGCGGCTGCGCCTTCATCAACGCTCTCGCCGAACTGCCCGACCCCGCGCATCCCGCGCACCTCATCGCCACGCAGCAGAAGCAGTGGCTGCTCGACGTGTTTACCGAGCTAGCGACGGCCGCTGGATGCACGGCTCCCGCCGCGCTTGCCACCCAACTCTTGGTGCTGCACGAGGGCGCCCTCGTCACCCAGCAACTTCCGCTCGACACCCTCTCGGTGAGCCTCGAGTTGGCACGCACGCTCGTGCGGGACGCAGCGACATCGACTGAGTCCTAG